One window of the Osmerus mordax isolate fOsmMor3 chromosome 2, fOsmMor3.pri, whole genome shotgun sequence genome contains the following:
- the armc8 gene encoding armadillo repeat-containing protein 8 isoform X1, with product MRSGFISGMEDLNQSLCEVTATSRHYVDRLFDPDPQKVLQGVIDMKNAVIGNNKQKANLIVLGAVPRLLYLLQQGSSSSELRTECAVVLGSLAMGTENNIKSLVDCHIIPALLQGLLCPDLIFIEACLRCLRTVFISPVTPVQLLYTDPTVIPHLMSLLSHSQKTQEYITQIFSHCCKTPEHQTVLFNHGAIQNIAPLLTSPSYKVRMQALKCFSVLAYENTQVSMTLVNVLVDGELLSQVFVRMMQRDQPIEMQLTAAKCLTYMCRAGAIRTDDSCIVLKTLPCLVRMCSKERLLEERVEGAETLAYLMEPDVELQRIASVTDHLVAMLADYFKYPSSVSAITDIKRLDHDLKHAHELRQAAFKLYASLGSNDEDIRKKITETENMMDRIVSGLSESSIKVRLAAVRCLHSLSRSVQQLRTSFHDHAVWKPLMKLLQNAPDEVLVMASSTLCNLLLEFSPSKEPILESGVIELLCSLTQSDSPALRVNGIWALMNMAFQADQKVKVEIVRVLGTEQLFRLLSDPDANVLMKTLGLLRNLLSTRPHIDQIMSSHGKQIMQAVTLILEGEHSIEVKEQTLCILANIADGNTAKELIMTNDDMLQKIKYYMGHSNVKLQLAATFCISNLIWNEEDGEGHTLPGSQERQDKLRDMGFVDILHKLTLAPDPNLCDRAKTAMQQYLA from the exons atgaggaGTGGGTTTATTTCTGGTATGGAGGATCTGAACCAGTCActttgt GAGGTCACAGCAACTAGTCGCCACTATGTTGACCGGCTCTTTGACCCCGATCCACAGAAAGTGCTGCAGGGAGTCAT TGACATGAAGAATGCCGTCATTGGAAACAACAAGCAGAAGGCCAACCTGATTGTCCTGGGAGCTGTGCCCAG GTTACTGTACCTGCTCCAGCAGGGCTCGTCCAGCTCCGAGCTGCGGACCGAATGTGCGGTGGTGCTGGGCAGCCTGGCCATGGGCACAGAGAACAACATCAAGTCCCTGGTGGACTGCcacatcatccccgccctgctgcaAG GTCTCCTGTGTCCAGACCTCATCTTCATTGAGGCGTGTCTCCGCTGTCTGAGGACCGTGTTCATTAGTCCTGTCACCCCTGTGCAGCTCCTCTACACA GATCCGACCGTTATCCCGCACCTCATGTCTTTGTTGAGTCACTCACAGAAGACCCAGGAGTACATCACCCAGATCTTCTCTCACTGCTGCAAG acaCCCGAACACCAGACGGTTCTTTTTAACCACGGCGCCATCCAGAACATTGCACCTctgctcacctctccctcctataag gtACGGATGCAGGCGTTAAAGTGTTTCTCAGTCCTAGCCTACGAGAACACTCAGGTCTCCATGACACTGGTGAATG TGCTGGTGGATGGGGAGCTGCTCTCTCAGGTATTTGTCCGAATGATGCAAAGGGATCAGCCTATCGAAATGCAGCTCACCGCAGCCAAATG tcTAACCTACATGTGTCGAGCAGGAGCCATCAGGACGGACGACAGCTGCATTGTTCTAAAG acCCTGCCGTGCCTGGTGCGGATGTGCAGTAAGGAGCGTCTGCTGGAGGAGCGCGTGGAGGGGGCGGAGACCCTCGCCTACCTGATGGAGCCCGACGTGGAGCTGCAGCGCATCGCCAGCGTCACCGACCACCTGGTGGCCATGCTGGCCGACTACTTCAAGTACCCCAGCTCCGTGAGCGCCATCACGGACAtcaagagg TTGGACCACGACCTGAAGCACGCTCACGAGCTGAGACAAGCGGCCTTCAAGCTGTACGCGTCGCTGGGCTCCAACGACGAGGATATCCGCAAGAAG ATCACCGAGACAGAGAACATGATGGACAGGATAGTAAGCGGCCTGTCAGAATCCAGCATCAAGGTTCGCCTTGCAGCGGTCAG GTGTCTCCACAGCCTGTCACGGTCCGTACAACAACTGAGGACGAGTTTCCATGACCACGCCGTGTGGAAGCCCCTTATGAAG ttgttgcAGAATGCCCCAGATGAGGTACTGGTCATGGCCTCCTCTACACTATGCAACCTGCTGTTGGAGTTCTCCCCCAGCAAAGAG cctATCCTGGAGTCAGGGGTGATAGAGCTGTTGTGCAGTCTGACCCAGAGTGACAGTCCAGCGTTGAGGGTCAACGGGATCTGGGCCCTGATG aacatgGCGTTCCAGGCCGACCAGAAGGTGAAGGTGGAGATTGTGCGGGTGCTAGGCACGGAGCAGCTGTTCCGCCTCCTCTCTGACCCCGACGCCAACGTCCTGATGAAGACCCTGGGTCTACTCCGCAACCTGCTGTCCACACGCCCG caCATAGACCAGATCATGAGCTCTCATGGGAAGCAGATCATGCAGGCGGTCACCCTCATCCTGGAGGGAGAGCACAGCATAGAGGTCAAAGAGCAG ACACTCTGCATCCTGGCCAACATCGCCGACGGCAACACGGCCAAGGAACTCATCATGACCAATGACGACATGCTTCAGAAAATCAAATATTACATG gggcACTCTAATGTGAAGCTGCAGCTGGCTGCCACCTTCTGCATCTCCAACCTGATCTGGAACGAGGAGGACGGTGAGGGCCATACTTTGCCAG GTTCCCAGGAGCGTCAGGATAAACTGAGGGACATGGGCTTTGTGGATATCCTGCACAAACTCACCCTAGCGCCAGACCCCAACCTCTGTGACAG AGCGAAGACAGCGATGCAGCAGTATCTGGCGTGA
- the armc8 gene encoding armadillo repeat-containing protein 8 isoform X2 — MACLLEAPLRISVLSEVTATSRHYVDRLFDPDPQKVLQGVIDMKNAVIGNNKQKANLIVLGAVPRLLYLLQQGSSSSELRTECAVVLGSLAMGTENNIKSLVDCHIIPALLQGLLCPDLIFIEACLRCLRTVFISPVTPVQLLYTDPTVIPHLMSLLSHSQKTQEYITQIFSHCCKTPEHQTVLFNHGAIQNIAPLLTSPSYKVRMQALKCFSVLAYENTQVSMTLVNVLVDGELLSQVFVRMMQRDQPIEMQLTAAKCLTYMCRAGAIRTDDSCIVLKTLPCLVRMCSKERLLEERVEGAETLAYLMEPDVELQRIASVTDHLVAMLADYFKYPSSVSAITDIKRLDHDLKHAHELRQAAFKLYASLGSNDEDIRKKITETENMMDRIVSGLSESSIKVRLAAVRCLHSLSRSVQQLRTSFHDHAVWKPLMKLLQNAPDEVLVMASSTLCNLLLEFSPSKEPILESGVIELLCSLTQSDSPALRVNGIWALMNMAFQADQKVKVEIVRVLGTEQLFRLLSDPDANVLMKTLGLLRNLLSTRPHIDQIMSSHGKQIMQAVTLILEGEHSIEVKEQTLCILANIADGNTAKELIMTNDDMLQKIKYYMGHSNVKLQLAATFCISNLIWNEEDGEGHTLPGSQERQDKLRDMGFVDILHKLTLAPDPNLCDRAKTAMQQYLA; from the exons atggcGTGCTTGTTGGAGGCCCCTCTCCGCATCAGCGTGCTATCT GAGGTCACAGCAACTAGTCGCCACTATGTTGACCGGCTCTTTGACCCCGATCCACAGAAAGTGCTGCAGGGAGTCAT TGACATGAAGAATGCCGTCATTGGAAACAACAAGCAGAAGGCCAACCTGATTGTCCTGGGAGCTGTGCCCAG GTTACTGTACCTGCTCCAGCAGGGCTCGTCCAGCTCCGAGCTGCGGACCGAATGTGCGGTGGTGCTGGGCAGCCTGGCCATGGGCACAGAGAACAACATCAAGTCCCTGGTGGACTGCcacatcatccccgccctgctgcaAG GTCTCCTGTGTCCAGACCTCATCTTCATTGAGGCGTGTCTCCGCTGTCTGAGGACCGTGTTCATTAGTCCTGTCACCCCTGTGCAGCTCCTCTACACA GATCCGACCGTTATCCCGCACCTCATGTCTTTGTTGAGTCACTCACAGAAGACCCAGGAGTACATCACCCAGATCTTCTCTCACTGCTGCAAG acaCCCGAACACCAGACGGTTCTTTTTAACCACGGCGCCATCCAGAACATTGCACCTctgctcacctctccctcctataag gtACGGATGCAGGCGTTAAAGTGTTTCTCAGTCCTAGCCTACGAGAACACTCAGGTCTCCATGACACTGGTGAATG TGCTGGTGGATGGGGAGCTGCTCTCTCAGGTATTTGTCCGAATGATGCAAAGGGATCAGCCTATCGAAATGCAGCTCACCGCAGCCAAATG tcTAACCTACATGTGTCGAGCAGGAGCCATCAGGACGGACGACAGCTGCATTGTTCTAAAG acCCTGCCGTGCCTGGTGCGGATGTGCAGTAAGGAGCGTCTGCTGGAGGAGCGCGTGGAGGGGGCGGAGACCCTCGCCTACCTGATGGAGCCCGACGTGGAGCTGCAGCGCATCGCCAGCGTCACCGACCACCTGGTGGCCATGCTGGCCGACTACTTCAAGTACCCCAGCTCCGTGAGCGCCATCACGGACAtcaagagg TTGGACCACGACCTGAAGCACGCTCACGAGCTGAGACAAGCGGCCTTCAAGCTGTACGCGTCGCTGGGCTCCAACGACGAGGATATCCGCAAGAAG ATCACCGAGACAGAGAACATGATGGACAGGATAGTAAGCGGCCTGTCAGAATCCAGCATCAAGGTTCGCCTTGCAGCGGTCAG GTGTCTCCACAGCCTGTCACGGTCCGTACAACAACTGAGGACGAGTTTCCATGACCACGCCGTGTGGAAGCCCCTTATGAAG ttgttgcAGAATGCCCCAGATGAGGTACTGGTCATGGCCTCCTCTACACTATGCAACCTGCTGTTGGAGTTCTCCCCCAGCAAAGAG cctATCCTGGAGTCAGGGGTGATAGAGCTGTTGTGCAGTCTGACCCAGAGTGACAGTCCAGCGTTGAGGGTCAACGGGATCTGGGCCCTGATG aacatgGCGTTCCAGGCCGACCAGAAGGTGAAGGTGGAGATTGTGCGGGTGCTAGGCACGGAGCAGCTGTTCCGCCTCCTCTCTGACCCCGACGCCAACGTCCTGATGAAGACCCTGGGTCTACTCCGCAACCTGCTGTCCACACGCCCG caCATAGACCAGATCATGAGCTCTCATGGGAAGCAGATCATGCAGGCGGTCACCCTCATCCTGGAGGGAGAGCACAGCATAGAGGTCAAAGAGCAG ACACTCTGCATCCTGGCCAACATCGCCGACGGCAACACGGCCAAGGAACTCATCATGACCAATGACGACATGCTTCAGAAAATCAAATATTACATG gggcACTCTAATGTGAAGCTGCAGCTGGCTGCCACCTTCTGCATCTCCAACCTGATCTGGAACGAGGAGGACGGTGAGGGCCATACTTTGCCAG GTTCCCAGGAGCGTCAGGATAAACTGAGGGACATGGGCTTTGTGGATATCCTGCACAAACTCACCCTAGCGCCAGACCCCAACCTCTGTGACAG AGCGAAGACAGCGATGCAGCAGTATCTGGCGTGA
- the rab5b gene encoding ras-related protein Rab-5B has translation MSSRGTGRSNGALPQTKICQFKLVLLGDMAVGKSSLVLRFVKGQFDEFQETTIGAAFLAQSVCLDDTTVKFEIWDTAGQERYHSLAPMYYRGAQAAIVVFDITKPETFERAKAWVKELQRQASPNIVIALSGNKADLAEKRLVEYEEAQTYAEDTGLLFMETSAKTAMNVNELFLAIAKKMPKTDTQNPTHAARHRGVNLQDPDAHSTRSCCGN, from the exons ATGAGCTCCAGAGGGACTGGCCGGTCCAACGGCGCCCTGCCCCAGACCAAGATCTGCCAGTTCAAACTGGTGCTGTTGGGAGACATGGCAGTTGGCAAGTCCAGCCTGGTGCTGCGCTTTGTTAAAGGGCAGTTTGATGAGTTCCAAGAAACCACCATTGGAG CGGCATTCCTGGCGCAGTCCGTGTGTCTGGACGACACCACGGTCAAGTTTGAGATCTGGGATACAGCTGGGCAGGAGCGCTACCACAGCCTTGCGCCCATGTACTACCGTGGCGCACAGGCTGCCATCGTGGTCTTTGATATCACCAAGCCG GAGACGTTTGAGCGAGCTAAAGCCTGGGTCAAGGAGCTCCAGAGACAGGCCAGCCCCAACATCGTCATCGCCCTGTCTGGGAACAAGGCTGATCTGGCCGAGAAGAGACTAGTGGAGTATGAG GAGGCCCAGACCTATGCGGAAGACACAGGCCTACTCTTTATGGAGACCTCTGCCAAGACAGCGATGAATGTCAATGAGCTCTTCCTGGCCATAG CTAAAAAGATGCCAAAAACAGACACCCAGAATCCTACGCATGCTGCCAGACACAGGGGAGTCAACCTCCAGGACCCGGACGCCCACTCCACCCGATCCTGCTGTGGAAACTAA
- the dbr1 gene encoding lariat debranching enzyme → MKIAVEGCCHGELDKIYETIDFLERKDGVKVDLLLCCGDFQSVRNEGDMQCMAVPDKYKQMQTFYKYYSGEKKAPVLTIFIGGNHEASNYLQELPYGGWVAPNIYYLGYAGVVRYKGIRIGGQSGIFKSHDYRKGHYEFPPYNRDTLRSVYHIRNIDIFKLKQLQMPIDIFMTHDWPRGIYHYGCTSELLRKKKFLRQEVESNTLGSPAAAELLADLQPSYWFSAHLHVKFAALMQHLAKGDAAPRTTKFLSLDKCLPYREFLQIVDLPDRPSSSQGLEYDPEWLAILKATDALQKPSPHPWNPPQNNGLHTRWDFRASEEAMMEVMSDLGGELTIPDNFSRTVPAYDPARPQHRTQPSCSTNPQTTELCATLGLTDIYALVGQGGQGPQRVAPGEEEEVDDDGGGSTGSVEEPSEYPTDTSGLSNSYNPDEITIEDEWEEEEGGEEGKGEGQGEGKGEGQDEGKGGSEGQSSDVVAEGEKGGLESPSVGLHPHRMVLPSPKSDPSPSRLSLSMSLPPPTHSSPAKSPPSQGISAGEREEEASVVRIPKRTSGETGDPSSTGSTPRIKRRNQVIYTAVEDEESES, encoded by the exons ATGAAAATTGCTGTGGAAggatgttgccatggtgagCTAGACAAAATCTACGAGACTATTGACTTcctggagaggaaggatggggtGAAAGTGGACTTGCTGCTGTGCTGCGGTGACTTTCAGTCTGTCCGAAATGAAGGGGACATGCAGTGCATGGCCGTACCTGACAAGTACAAACAAATGCAAACATTCTACAA GTACTACTCCGGAGAAAAAAAGGCTCCTGTATTGACCATTTTTATTGGCGGGAATCATGAGGCTTCCAACTACCTTCAGGAGCTCCCCTATGGTGGCTGGGTTGCTCCCAACATCTACTATCTGG GTTATGCTGGGGTTGTACGGTATAAAGGAATACGGATAGGTGGACAGTCTGGAATCTTTAAATCTCACGACTACCGGAAAG GGCACTACGAATTTCCCCCATACAACAGAGACACCCTGCGTAGTGTTTACCACATCCGAAACATTGACATCTTCAAACTCAAACAG CTCCAAATGCCCATTGACATATTTATGACCCATGACTGGCCCCGTGGGATCTACCATTACGGTTGCACAAGCGAGCTCCTGCGAAAGAAGAAGTTCCTGCGTCAGGAGGTTGAGTCTAATACGCTGGGCAGTCCGGCTGCTGCTGAACTCCTGGCAGACCTGCAGCCCAGTTACTGGTTCTCTGCCCACCTGCATGTCAAGTTTGCTGCCTTAATGCAGCATTTG GCTAAAGGTGACGCAGCTCCTCGTACAACCAAGTTCCTCTCACTGGACAAGTGCCTCCCTTACAGAGAGTTTCTTCAG ATAGTGGACTTGCCTGACAGGCCAAGCTCCTCCCAGGGTTTGGAGTATGACCCAGAGTGGCTAGCTATTCTGAAGGCAACTGATGCCCTACAGaagccctctcctcacccctggaACCCACCCCAGAATAACGGACTTCACACAAG GTGGGACTTCCGGGCATCAGAGGAAGCCATGATGGAGGTGATGAGTGACCTGGGAGGAGAGCTGACAATCCCAGACAACTTTAGTCGTACTGTGCCCGCTTACGACCCTGCCCGCCCCCAGCATCGAACACAACCCAGCTGCAGCACCAACCCTCAGACCACCGAGCTATGTGCCACCCTGGGCCTCACTGATATCTATGCCCTGGTTGGACAAGGTGGGCAGGGGCCCCAAAGAGTGgcccctggagaggaggaagaggtggatgatgatggtggtggtagcACAGGGAGTGTGGAAGAGCCTAGTGAATACCCAACTGACACATCAGGCCTTTCCAACTCCTACAACCCAGACGAAATCACCATAGAGGAtgagtgggaggaagaggaggggggggaagagggaaagggagaggggcagggcgagggaaaaggagaggggcaGGACGAGGGAAAAGGAGGATCGGAGGGTCAGAGTTCAGATGTTGTCGCTGAGGGGGAAAAGGGGGGTTTGGAGAGCCCCTCAGTAGGTCTACACCCACATCGTATGGTCTTGCCAAGCCCCAAATCAGACCCCTCTCCATCCCGCCTGTCCCTCTCCATGAGTctgcctccacccacccactcctcccctgccaAGAGCCCCCCATCTCAGGGCATCTCGGCGGgcgagagggaagaggaagcgTCGGTGGTCCGGATCCCAAAACGCACTAGTGGAGAAACGGGAGATCCCAGCAGCACAGGCAGCACTCCCAGGATCAAGCGACGGAACCAGGTCATCTATACTGCAGTAGAagatgaggagagtgagagtTAG
- the armc8 gene encoding armadillo repeat-containing protein 8 isoform X4, translated as MACLLEAPLRISVLSEVTATSRHYVDRLFDPDPQKVLQGVIDMKNAVIGNNKQKANLIVLGAVPRLLYLLQQGSSSSELRTECAVVLGSLAMGTENNIKSLVDCHIIPALLQGLLCPDLIFIEACLRCLRTVFISPVTPVQLLYTDPTVIPHLMSLLSHSQKTQEYITQIFSHCCKTPEHQTVLFNHGAIQNIAPLLTSPSYKVRMQALKCFSVLAYENTQVSMTLVNVLVDGELLSQVFVRMMQRDQPIEMQLTAAKCLTYMCRAGAIRTDDSCIVLKTLPCLVRMCSKERLLEERVEGAETLAYLMEPDVELQRIASVTDHLVAMLADYFKYPSSVSAITDIKRLDHDLKHAHELRQAAFKLYASLGSNDEDIRKKITETENMMDRIVSGLSESSIKVRLAAVRCLHSLSRSVQQLRTSFHDHAVWKPLMKLLQNAPDEVLVMASSTLCNLLLEFSPSKEPILESGVIELLCSLTQSDSPALRVNGIWALMNMAFQADQKVKVEIVRVLGTEQLFRLLSDPDANVLMKTLGLLRNLLSTRPHIDQIMSSHGKQIMQAVTLILEGEHSIEVKEQTLCILANIADGNTAKELIMTNDDMLQKIKYYMGHSNVKLQLAATFCISNLIWNEEDGSQERQDKLRDMGFVDILHKLTLAPDPNLCDRAKTAMQQYLA; from the exons atggcGTGCTTGTTGGAGGCCCCTCTCCGCATCAGCGTGCTATCT GAGGTCACAGCAACTAGTCGCCACTATGTTGACCGGCTCTTTGACCCCGATCCACAGAAAGTGCTGCAGGGAGTCAT TGACATGAAGAATGCCGTCATTGGAAACAACAAGCAGAAGGCCAACCTGATTGTCCTGGGAGCTGTGCCCAG GTTACTGTACCTGCTCCAGCAGGGCTCGTCCAGCTCCGAGCTGCGGACCGAATGTGCGGTGGTGCTGGGCAGCCTGGCCATGGGCACAGAGAACAACATCAAGTCCCTGGTGGACTGCcacatcatccccgccctgctgcaAG GTCTCCTGTGTCCAGACCTCATCTTCATTGAGGCGTGTCTCCGCTGTCTGAGGACCGTGTTCATTAGTCCTGTCACCCCTGTGCAGCTCCTCTACACA GATCCGACCGTTATCCCGCACCTCATGTCTTTGTTGAGTCACTCACAGAAGACCCAGGAGTACATCACCCAGATCTTCTCTCACTGCTGCAAG acaCCCGAACACCAGACGGTTCTTTTTAACCACGGCGCCATCCAGAACATTGCACCTctgctcacctctccctcctataag gtACGGATGCAGGCGTTAAAGTGTTTCTCAGTCCTAGCCTACGAGAACACTCAGGTCTCCATGACACTGGTGAATG TGCTGGTGGATGGGGAGCTGCTCTCTCAGGTATTTGTCCGAATGATGCAAAGGGATCAGCCTATCGAAATGCAGCTCACCGCAGCCAAATG tcTAACCTACATGTGTCGAGCAGGAGCCATCAGGACGGACGACAGCTGCATTGTTCTAAAG acCCTGCCGTGCCTGGTGCGGATGTGCAGTAAGGAGCGTCTGCTGGAGGAGCGCGTGGAGGGGGCGGAGACCCTCGCCTACCTGATGGAGCCCGACGTGGAGCTGCAGCGCATCGCCAGCGTCACCGACCACCTGGTGGCCATGCTGGCCGACTACTTCAAGTACCCCAGCTCCGTGAGCGCCATCACGGACAtcaagagg TTGGACCACGACCTGAAGCACGCTCACGAGCTGAGACAAGCGGCCTTCAAGCTGTACGCGTCGCTGGGCTCCAACGACGAGGATATCCGCAAGAAG ATCACCGAGACAGAGAACATGATGGACAGGATAGTAAGCGGCCTGTCAGAATCCAGCATCAAGGTTCGCCTTGCAGCGGTCAG GTGTCTCCACAGCCTGTCACGGTCCGTACAACAACTGAGGACGAGTTTCCATGACCACGCCGTGTGGAAGCCCCTTATGAAG ttgttgcAGAATGCCCCAGATGAGGTACTGGTCATGGCCTCCTCTACACTATGCAACCTGCTGTTGGAGTTCTCCCCCAGCAAAGAG cctATCCTGGAGTCAGGGGTGATAGAGCTGTTGTGCAGTCTGACCCAGAGTGACAGTCCAGCGTTGAGGGTCAACGGGATCTGGGCCCTGATG aacatgGCGTTCCAGGCCGACCAGAAGGTGAAGGTGGAGATTGTGCGGGTGCTAGGCACGGAGCAGCTGTTCCGCCTCCTCTCTGACCCCGACGCCAACGTCCTGATGAAGACCCTGGGTCTACTCCGCAACCTGCTGTCCACACGCCCG caCATAGACCAGATCATGAGCTCTCATGGGAAGCAGATCATGCAGGCGGTCACCCTCATCCTGGAGGGAGAGCACAGCATAGAGGTCAAAGAGCAG ACACTCTGCATCCTGGCCAACATCGCCGACGGCAACACGGCCAAGGAACTCATCATGACCAATGACGACATGCTTCAGAAAATCAAATATTACATG gggcACTCTAATGTGAAGCTGCAGCTGGCTGCCACCTTCTGCATCTCCAACCTGATCTGGAACGAGGAGGACG GTTCCCAGGAGCGTCAGGATAAACTGAGGGACATGGGCTTTGTGGATATCCTGCACAAACTCACCCTAGCGCCAGACCCCAACCTCTGTGACAG AGCGAAGACAGCGATGCAGCAGTATCTGGCGTGA
- the armc8 gene encoding armadillo repeat-containing protein 8 isoform X3, translating into MRSGFISGMEDLNQSLCEVTATSRHYVDRLFDPDPQKVLQGVIDMKNAVIGNNKQKANLIVLGAVPRLLYLLQQGSSSSELRTECAVVLGSLAMGTENNIKSLVDCHIIPALLQGLLCPDLIFIEACLRCLRTVFISPVTPVQLLYTDPTVIPHLMSLLSHSQKTQEYITQIFSHCCKTPEHQTVLFNHGAIQNIAPLLTSPSYKVRMQALKCFSVLAYENTQVSMTLVNVLVDGELLSQVFVRMMQRDQPIEMQLTAAKCLTYMCRAGAIRTDDSCIVLKTLPCLVRMCSKERLLEERVEGAETLAYLMEPDVELQRIASVTDHLVAMLADYFKYPSSVSAITDIKRLDHDLKHAHELRQAAFKLYASLGSNDEDIRKKITETENMMDRIVSGLSESSIKVRLAAVRCLHSLSRSVQQLRTSFHDHAVWKPLMKLLQNAPDEVLVMASSTLCNLLLEFSPSKEPILESGVIELLCSLTQSDSPALRVNGIWALMNMAFQADQKVKVEIVRVLGTEQLFRLLSDPDANVLMKTLGLLRNLLSTRPHIDQIMSSHGKQIMQAVTLILEGEHSIEVKEQTLCILANIADGNTAKELIMTNDDMLQKIKYYMGHSNVKLQLAATFCISNLIWNEEDGSQERQDKLRDMGFVDILHKLTLAPDPNLCDRAKTAMQQYLA; encoded by the exons atgaggaGTGGGTTTATTTCTGGTATGGAGGATCTGAACCAGTCActttgt GAGGTCACAGCAACTAGTCGCCACTATGTTGACCGGCTCTTTGACCCCGATCCACAGAAAGTGCTGCAGGGAGTCAT TGACATGAAGAATGCCGTCATTGGAAACAACAAGCAGAAGGCCAACCTGATTGTCCTGGGAGCTGTGCCCAG GTTACTGTACCTGCTCCAGCAGGGCTCGTCCAGCTCCGAGCTGCGGACCGAATGTGCGGTGGTGCTGGGCAGCCTGGCCATGGGCACAGAGAACAACATCAAGTCCCTGGTGGACTGCcacatcatccccgccctgctgcaAG GTCTCCTGTGTCCAGACCTCATCTTCATTGAGGCGTGTCTCCGCTGTCTGAGGACCGTGTTCATTAGTCCTGTCACCCCTGTGCAGCTCCTCTACACA GATCCGACCGTTATCCCGCACCTCATGTCTTTGTTGAGTCACTCACAGAAGACCCAGGAGTACATCACCCAGATCTTCTCTCACTGCTGCAAG acaCCCGAACACCAGACGGTTCTTTTTAACCACGGCGCCATCCAGAACATTGCACCTctgctcacctctccctcctataag gtACGGATGCAGGCGTTAAAGTGTTTCTCAGTCCTAGCCTACGAGAACACTCAGGTCTCCATGACACTGGTGAATG TGCTGGTGGATGGGGAGCTGCTCTCTCAGGTATTTGTCCGAATGATGCAAAGGGATCAGCCTATCGAAATGCAGCTCACCGCAGCCAAATG tcTAACCTACATGTGTCGAGCAGGAGCCATCAGGACGGACGACAGCTGCATTGTTCTAAAG acCCTGCCGTGCCTGGTGCGGATGTGCAGTAAGGAGCGTCTGCTGGAGGAGCGCGTGGAGGGGGCGGAGACCCTCGCCTACCTGATGGAGCCCGACGTGGAGCTGCAGCGCATCGCCAGCGTCACCGACCACCTGGTGGCCATGCTGGCCGACTACTTCAAGTACCCCAGCTCCGTGAGCGCCATCACGGACAtcaagagg TTGGACCACGACCTGAAGCACGCTCACGAGCTGAGACAAGCGGCCTTCAAGCTGTACGCGTCGCTGGGCTCCAACGACGAGGATATCCGCAAGAAG ATCACCGAGACAGAGAACATGATGGACAGGATAGTAAGCGGCCTGTCAGAATCCAGCATCAAGGTTCGCCTTGCAGCGGTCAG GTGTCTCCACAGCCTGTCACGGTCCGTACAACAACTGAGGACGAGTTTCCATGACCACGCCGTGTGGAAGCCCCTTATGAAG ttgttgcAGAATGCCCCAGATGAGGTACTGGTCATGGCCTCCTCTACACTATGCAACCTGCTGTTGGAGTTCTCCCCCAGCAAAGAG cctATCCTGGAGTCAGGGGTGATAGAGCTGTTGTGCAGTCTGACCCAGAGTGACAGTCCAGCGTTGAGGGTCAACGGGATCTGGGCCCTGATG aacatgGCGTTCCAGGCCGACCAGAAGGTGAAGGTGGAGATTGTGCGGGTGCTAGGCACGGAGCAGCTGTTCCGCCTCCTCTCTGACCCCGACGCCAACGTCCTGATGAAGACCCTGGGTCTACTCCGCAACCTGCTGTCCACACGCCCG caCATAGACCAGATCATGAGCTCTCATGGGAAGCAGATCATGCAGGCGGTCACCCTCATCCTGGAGGGAGAGCACAGCATAGAGGTCAAAGAGCAG ACACTCTGCATCCTGGCCAACATCGCCGACGGCAACACGGCCAAGGAACTCATCATGACCAATGACGACATGCTTCAGAAAATCAAATATTACATG gggcACTCTAATGTGAAGCTGCAGCTGGCTGCCACCTTCTGCATCTCCAACCTGATCTGGAACGAGGAGGACG GTTCCCAGGAGCGTCAGGATAAACTGAGGGACATGGGCTTTGTGGATATCCTGCACAAACTCACCCTAGCGCCAGACCCCAACCTCTGTGACAG AGCGAAGACAGCGATGCAGCAGTATCTGGCGTGA